The sequence below is a genomic window from Glycine max cultivar Williams 82 chromosome 20, Glycine_max_v4.0, whole genome shotgun sequence.
ATCAAGTCTTGTGCTTCTCTTGATACAAAGTCGTGCAACTTATACACTGGGGTATTAAACTTGTGCTCGACCACATTTATGTTTTTCCGAAACGAAGCCTTAATTGTTGTATGCTGCAAGACAaccatgttgttcattgcatCCCAACAATTATTCAAATCTCTCGTGCTATCACGAAGCAACCTCTTCAATCTACCATGTGCACCTTCAACCCTGtgaataattatcttaatttaataaaataaaacttaagccaaaaaaattaatgtcaaaaaatttatatacctatttgttgttgtgttttcaAGATGCATGATCCGATCAACCCATGCTTATACAAATTTCTCCTTAAAAGGCATCAATTATGTTTGCTGGACATAGTCAACAAATGTTTTATAATGTGTGCACTGGGTTGTAAAGTTCTTAAAGTGTGCAATATATGATACTTCATCCAGAGACTGCAACAATAGTTTCCAAGCATCCATATATGTTGTCACTCTTCACCCTTATTCCTTTtgtattgacattcttattaaTGTGAAACATACATAATAAGTTGGTTGAAGAAAGAAACATTGTCTCCAATGTATTCATGAAAGCAAGATTCCTATCACTGGCAATAACATGAGACAacacattatttttcataaacaatACTTTCACCTTGCGTAAAGCCcatttgaaattatttgttttctcaAAACTTAAATAAGCAAAGGCAACATCGAAAGTCATGCTTGTTTAAGTGATACCAATAATTTCCAACAGCAAAAGACAATACTTGTTTGTCTTGTAAGTTGTATCACAAATCAACAAGATTGGAGATGAATTCAAGagtttgatgaaatttgggtgTGCTCACATTATATCTTTGACGACATCTTCATTTTCTAGCCGCCTAAACCAATAAACATACTGGTCGCATTCCATCAACTTTATCAGATGTTGTATTTATGTCCTTGAACCCCTTTCTTGGAGACGATGTCTCCAATGTTCATTGTATATAGTTTTGATGGCACTGAAATTTGtttgatcttgaaccttgaatgtCAACAAATTTTGATTAGACTTCACCATGTTTTTTATCAATTGGTTAATCTTGGTTTTTTCTTTACTTATTAAACGACCAACATGTAAATGATCAAACAATATTCCCATCACTTTATGGTTATGGAAACCACATTCAACATTAAATATCCATCTAGAGTTCTCACAAAtctcctctttttctttttttattcattctttCAGTGTGGGACAAGAGCAATTTCATTGGGCTTAATAGTAACAACCTTGCAAATACACACTCGAAGTCCACTAGGTGGCCCAATGCTCTTTCTTCATTCCAACGATCGCGGCGCGTCGCCATTCTCGCCTGAGAATCGAAAATCCAAAGCTTTCGGCGCCTTTAAAGTTTTTCTCCCTCCGTGCACAGTGCGTGAGAATGCGTGAAGTCGAAGTGAAAAGGGTGTTTATTGGAGCGGGATGCAACAGAATAGTGAACAACGTTTCATGGGGTGCTTCTGGTTTGCTCTCTTTTGGAGCTCACAACGCCGTTGCTATTTTCTGCCCCAAGGttcccttttcacttttttctacTTTTACACTCTCCTTTTATCTttgattttctcatctttttattcttttttttgggGTGTTCGCAGAGTGCTCAAATTTTGACTACTCTCCCGGGTCACAAGGCAGTTGTGAATTGCACTCACTGGCTCCCATCTAGCAGGTTTCTATTTAAAGGTACTATCTTTCTCCATCTCTTATCAACTTGAACTCtgcaagttcattttttttactaccaTAAAGTTTTACTGGGATATGGATCAAggttcaaaaaatattatgaactGTTAATATGCCTTTTCCCTTTGATGTGCAGCAAAACAATTGGAGCAGCACTATTTGCTATCTGGAGATGCAGATGGTGCTATTATTTTGTGGGAACTGTCCCTTGCTGATGGGAAGGTacaatttcttccttttttcttcaatttttgtaCAAATAAATTATGAGAGATACTTGTCAGTTGGGAACCTAGAtggaattataaattattgttccTTGCATTTTTTGTCTTCTGAATTGTTTGTAGTGGAGGCAAGTGTTACAGCTGCCACAATCACACAAGAAAGGTGTTACATGCATTAGTGGAATTATGGTTTCTCAAACTGAGGCAATGTTTGCATCTACTTCTTCAGATGGCACTGCTTGTGTATGGGAACTTGCATTTCCAATGACAGGAAGCGGTAAGCCATATTTCCCAATCCGTTTAGTACCATGTTAGTAATTTTATAATCTACATCGATTGAGACTTGCTTCATCATTTTAGGTGACTGTAAATTATCGTGCCTGGATTCTTTCTCTGTTGGTTCTAAATCTATGGTAACCCTATCGTTAGCTGAATTGCCTGGAGATAGTGGGCAAATTGTCCTTGCAATGGGAGGATTAGATAACAAGATTCACCTCTATTGTGGTGGAAGGTCAGGAAAGGTATCTTTATCCGCTAAGTTGTATATTATTAACTTGAACTTTTGGTTTCTTATAGTTTTATCTGGCGGCTTGTGTTTGAagttattttacttttcttttacatatgAACCCAGTTTGTACATGCATGTGAGCTAAAAGGGCATACAGATTGGATCCGGAGTTTGGACTTCTCATTACCTATAAGCATCAATGGGGAAGTAAACAATATTTTTCTGGTTAGTTCATCTCAGGATAAAGGCATACGAATTTGGAAGATGGCATTACGTAGCTCTATGTCCAATGGACACGGCATAGACAGGAAAGGAGAAATAAGCTTATCATCCTATATAGAAGGTCCCGTGCTTGTGGCTGGTTCATCTTCTTTTCAGGTATCCTTAGAATCTCTTTTAATTGGACATGAGGATTGGGTATATTCAGTAATGTGGCAACCCCCTTTGGTTGCACCCATGGAAGAGGATGCCTATTATCAACCCCAAAGTATCTTATCTGCATCTATGGACAAGACTATGATGATCTGGCAACCTGAAAAGACTTCTGGTGTCTGGATGAATGTGGTCACTGTTGGGGAACTAAGCCACTGTGCTCTGGGGTTCTATGGTGGCCATTGGAGCCCAAATGGAGATTCAATTTTAGCACATGGATATGGTGGATCTTTCCATCTTTGGAAAAATGTTGGTAATGATAATTGGCTGCCACAAAAGGTCCCCTCTGGTCATTTTGCATCAGTGACTGATATTGCATGGGCTAGATCTGGTGATTATATCATGTCCGTCAGTCATGACCAGgtatttatttaaaacacaTTCTGTTCACAAAGGCTATATACTATTGATCAATCATGtctattattttatctattatgATTTCATATGGACTTGAATTTCAAAAATAGCTTGCACTCCGTTGTCTActttattaattagtatatgAGCACTGGCTatgtgaattttgtgtttttgaagAGTAGAATAATGAAATTCTAGCTGCTTGTGTAATTGTTTCAGTTTCTGCTATTGGTATTTCAAATAATAACTCCgaatatttttcttgaatttgTATTGGCTCTGAAAATTGTTGTTGCTATGCGAAACTTTGCAGACAACTAGAATTTATGCTCCGTGGAAAGTTGAGGCTTCTCTCCAAGATGGAGAATTTTGGCATGAAATAGCTCGCCCTCAAGTTCATGGACATGATATAAATTGTATGGCAGTTATTCATAGTAAGGGGAATCATCGTTTTCTCTGTGGAGCTGAAGAAAAAGTTGCCAGAGTGTTTGAAGCCCCGTTATCATTTTTGAAGACATTAAATAATGCCACTTTGCAGAAGTCCTGTTCTTCCGATGATATCATGGGAGATGTTCAGATTTTGGGTGCAAATATGTCAGCTCTTGGACTATCACAGAAACCTATTTATGCTCAAGGTTAGTCATTtcattgaaagttgaaattgaTAATGTGATGCGTAACAAACAGATTCAGAGATGATAATCATATTGTCAAATTTTGGTGCTCTTTCAGCCTTTCTCATCACTATCTACTGTTGTTAACTTTTATAGCGACGACATCTGGTTCTAATTGCTTAAACAGATAGAGTCAATGGTGGAAGCTAAACAAAAGGATGCAATtagttaaggaaaaaaattataaacaggTGGTTTATTAGTCTTGATACATGATAGTCAGGTAAAATTGCACCCAAACTAAGCTAATTCATACTTCAATGTAATTTACATGTTaacttttttaatctttaaagaTTAACTTAGATGTAGCTACTAAAATCCaaatattttgtgttttatgtCTCTTAAACCCATACCATATTAGCTACACATTTGCTCGTCCATCTCTCATTGAGGATATGGGTCCAACCCAAGAGTTGACTGATATCATAGAATGGGAAACTAGTATACTAAAAGTCTAAAACCCCTTGTTTCATTTTCCTATGCGAAACTTAATTTTTGAAACAGTTATAAATGTTATTTGGCATGCTTgtctttcaaaaattaataattttgatggCAATTCTACATTGCAGCTGTGCATGAGGCCCCTAAAAGAAGTGGGATCGATGGTCTTGACACCATTGAAACTATTCCTGATGCAGTTCCAACTGTGTTCACTGAACCACCTATTGAAGATCAACTGGCTTGGCATACACTTTGGCCTGAATCACACAAACTCTATGGTCATGGAAACGAACTATTTTCTTTATGTTGTGATCATAAGGGTGAGCTTGTTGCTTCTTCATGTAAGGTGAGTGGTGTTAGTCTTAGCTGTGCACACCTGTATTATTGTTGTTAGACAGAAGATTTAGTTCCTACTTGTATGGAAATCCTTGTTGCTTGCATATCTCATAACTTGATGGATAGACACTGTTTATTGTGTTGATCTTCATTCAACCAAGCTGCTTTAGATTGTTGTTAGTTAGTCTCTAGTTCTCTACCTTGTTCACTTTTCTGCTTTATCACTGATATTGCTATTGCACATACGTTTTATGCATTGCAGGCTCAATCTGCAGCAGTTGCAGAGGTATGGCTTTGGCAGGTGGGTTCATGGAAAGCAGTCGGCCGCCTGCAATCCCACAGCTTAACAGTGACACAGATGGAGTTCTCACATGATGACAACTTTCTTTTGACTGTCTCGAGGGATCGCCAGTTCTCTGTTTTTTCAATCACAAGAACAGGTAGATGTGTCATCATTGTTTAGGCATATGAGTTTGCACctttccattattattattatttggtaaTTTTCCTTGGTTGACACCTGACAGTGTTTGAGATGGAATGTCCAAGTCTCAAACCTGCAGAAAACTAATGAAACTGATCTAACCGTTATCTAACTGGTTGGCATCCCTTTTTAGCAATATAATTGCTGAATGAGTAAAAGTAATTTTGACACAGTTATTAACTGGAATTAACTGGACTGTTTTAGTACTGTAATAGTTGCAAGAGTTTCTTATTGGCTACTGCAACTCAGCATATATCCTAATCACGCAGTTGTGGTTTACAGGCACCGGTGAAATCAGTTATAGTCTTCTTGTGAGACAGGAGGGGCACAAACGGATTATCTGGTCATGTTCTTGGAATCCACATGGTCACGAATTTGCGACAGGTTCAAGGGATAAGACAGTGAAAATCTGGGCCATAGAGAGGGAGTCTGTCAAGCAGCTTATGTCTTTACCTCAATTTACGAGTAGTGTAACAGCATTATCTTGGGTTGGTCTCCATCATCGGAAGAATAATGGACTTCTAGCTGTTGGAATGGAAAATGGCCAAATAGAGTTGTGGAATCTGTCTTATAACAGAGCAGATGATGGGAGCATAGCAGCACCAGGTTTGGCTGCTTCTCTTGCTGTACGTATAGATCCTTTTATATGCCATGCGTCTACCGTAAACCGtctagcatggaagaaaaatgagGATGATCAAACGAGTATGCAACTTGCTTCATGTGGAGCTGATAATTGTGTAAGAGTGTTTGATGTATCTGTTGAGTAATTATTGTACCCCTTTTTTTAGTTATATCtgtagaatgattttttttatcctcataGCTATGGCTAAGAAAATTTGTCCCTGCTTGCATTGTTCTTCTCCAGAAATgcgaattattattattattattgttagcaATGTCTTTTTTTGGCTAAATAAGCagagtttcttttgagtttCTTGTGGTGTTTTAAAAAGGAgggtattttaatattaaaagttaaaagttgtaAGGTCCATTTTTGTAACAATAATTCGGTGTCACATAATTATTGAAacaacttttatcattttttttttatgtagagTGCGATATTATCttcattattaaatttatagtgCAGCAAAGGCATCCGAATGGTCCCCTTAAAAACCGGTTTATAAGGGGGTGGTCTACCCAGCTATATAAGCACTTATCATGTTCATGAATTACCCGATGTGGGACTATTCTTAACACGTCCCCTCGAGCCAGGGCTGGCGGCACCCACCGGACAGAAGCAAAATATGACTCTGAtaccatattaaatttatagtgCAGCAAAGACATCCGAATGATCCCCTTAAAAACCGGTTCATAAGGGGGTGGTCTACCTAGCTATATAAGCACTTATCATGTTCATGAATTACCCGATGTGCGACTATTCTTAACATTCATTATCCAAAATTGTTTATCCGTAGTCACGAGACATGTAACATCATTAACATGTGAATTGTGATTGTAATCATACCCTCCAAAAATTTCTCCAATAACGGTCATCAGTTTATCACTTGTCACTGTCTCGTGAAATTAGGGTGAGGGTGAAAATCACTGTCTCGTGAAATTAGGGTGAGGGTGAAAATCAAAAGCTTGTAAGTGATTTAAGTGAACAGTACtccaaaaatattgttttttgtgtataaatAGGCAAAGCCGAGCATATGCTTGCCAACCTGCATCAACTAGAAGTTGTTCATTGAGTCGGATGTGGATTCAAGCCGATATGTTATTCGATTGATTGGAATAAAGTTTGGGGAAATATAGGATGATTATATCACATGTTGTTCTTTATGAATGTAAGAAAAAGATACACATACAGATATactaaaaagaggaaaagatttGTAGAGTTGCAATCTTTATTCTCTCTTCTAGTATTACACGGTTGTtatgaattaataaatattctgTTCATCCTTTCCCACTACTAAACAAAGGCAAAGGCTTTCAAATATTCCAGTAAGAACACGTAAACGTGGTGTGTTCATTATGACAGAAATATTGTTCACGCGGATGACTCTTATCTATTATAGGCCTAGCTTCTCTTTTCGTTTAAAAATTGTGGAGCCCTGAGAAGCTCAATGTTTTTGGTGATTAGAATTTAAGAGAAATAAACACCGTTGTTAGGGACTTTATGATCATCTTAAGTGGGGCCCTTGATAGACAGCTTTTTACTTGGTACCTTTGACACTCCACCTCCAATCCATTAAAATCTTCGGAGGCAGAGAATCAAATTTTGAGCAAATGGCTCATTGATTCCCTTTCCATCATTAAGGAATTCAGTTCTTGGAAGCAAAGGGTAAGGTAATATGCATTGAAATATTGCATTAATTTCGGTGGGGTGCACATACACACTGTTCTTCCATGCTTTTCTCATAGTTATATGGGTTTCCATGACCTGCCCAACTTCCCACTTTGGGCTATGGCTGCCTCAGACCTCGGTCGGCAATAGTGCACCAATTTTGTGCATTGAATCGGTAGCATTTTTCTATGTAAAAACCAGTTTATGGGATGGTGAGGGACCCTGACCTACGTTGACATTGAACAGATAGGGACCATAAGTCATTTGACAATTGTTAGCAACATCATTAATGTGGATGATAATGTTAATAATACATCACAAGTATGCAATATAGTTGTTTGAAGCAGAGTCAGCATCAACCACTAGTCCCCAGGCTTTAATTTAAAGACACGGATGACAACATTTGAGTGTAGGCAGCGGCTTAATCGTGCAAGCGTATAGTTGGATATTGAGACATAAGCATAGTTTTGTTTGTTCTGAATCGTACATTATTTCTATTTGGTTCGAGACTAGCAAAATTGTACTCCTAAGCATGTAACCAGCTCAATCTTACGCCTAATCCTAACTTTTAAACCTCGTACAGTTAAATTATTCTTATATCGACCACTAACTAGTACTTAGTGCTTACTTTAATACATTAAAACATCGAATTTTATATGTACCTTGCCACTAAAGTCACATGAAATTCAGCAAAATCAACATATGTAACGTGCACTCTGTTGTgagggttttttttattaatcttcaAATCCACTATACGTTAAAATTTCACATCAATCGAACACTTTGGCTTAAAATTGTTGTCATCATACATTTGTGTCTTGCTCAAGAAATTGTTCTGTTCCAGAGTGCCAGCCTTTTACATAGTAGCTCTCGTAAGCATACTGAGCATTTGAATTCAGATCCTGAAGTTATCTTGAAAGAGAGATTTGCTTGAGACAGTATTCTTGCATAACATGATAAGTAAGCCATTAGGCCAAAGCAGGATACAAGTACAGAGTGTTGTCAAGCGTCGTCAATTTTTATAGGACTACCTAATCTCTGTATAAAGTCATACTATGCAGCTAGAAACGATCATAAAGAATCCCACTTGATAATCCAGTAGAAAAAGGGgcagtatttttctttttgttattgcATTTAAAAGCTGACATGTAAATGATAATTCAAGGCGTAGTTTTCATGAAGgagaatcaaattcaaactaaaaCTCGCAAGGGCATTATTGTTGGGTCATGCACAGCAAAACCTGAAGTCAATCAGCAGAAACGTGATTTTCCTATATACATAAAAATGAACAAGAGGATTGAAAATGCGGCCAGACTGACGTATGATTTATGACTACACGCACAAGTGCAAACTTGTGGTCCTTCATGCATGGCTTTGGTCATATAAGGGACCGAGGACAAACTGCTAGTAGTCCAAAATGGCCACATCCATTGCACTTATCAACAGAAATGAATAG
It includes:
- the LOC100783870 gene encoding elongator complex protein 2 gives rise to the protein MREVEVKRVFIGAGCNRIVNNVSWGASGLLSFGAHNAVAIFCPKSAQILTTLPGHKAVVNCTHWLPSSRFLFKAKQLEQHYLLSGDADGAIILWELSLADGKWRQVLQLPQSHKKGVTCISGIMVSQTEAMFASTSSDGTACVWELAFPMTGSGDCKLSCLDSFSVGSKSMVTLSLAELPGDSGQIVLAMGGLDNKIHLYCGGRSGKFVHACELKGHTDWIRSLDFSLPISINGEVNNIFLVSSSQDKGIRIWKMALRSSMSNGHGIDRKGEISLSSYIEGPVLVAGSSSFQVSLESLLIGHEDWVYSVMWQPPLVAPMEEDAYYQPQSILSASMDKTMMIWQPEKTSGVWMNVVTVGELSHCALGFYGGHWSPNGDSILAHGYGGSFHLWKNVGNDNWLPQKVPSGHFASVTDIAWARSGDYIMSVSHDQTTRIYAPWKVEASLQDGEFWHEIARPQVHGHDINCMAVIHSKGNHRFLCGAEEKVARVFEAPLSFLKTLNNATLQKSCSSDDIMGDVQILGANMSALGLSQKPIYAQAVHEAPKRSGIDGLDTIETIPDAVPTVFTEPPIEDQLAWHTLWPESHKLYGHGNELFSLCCDHKGELVASSCKAQSAAVAEVWLWQVGSWKAVGRLQSHSLTVTQMEFSHDDNFLLTVSRDRQFSVFSITRTGTGEISYSLLVRQEGHKRIIWSCSWNPHGHEFATGSRDKTVKIWAIERESVKQLMSLPQFTSSVTALSWVGLHHRKNNGLLAVGMENGQIELWNLSYNRADDGSIAAPGLAASLAVRIDPFICHASTVNRLAWKKNEDDQTSMQLASCGADNCVRVFDVSVE